In the genome of Montipora foliosa isolate CH-2021 chromosome 3, ASM3666993v2, whole genome shotgun sequence, one region contains:
- the LOC137997181 gene encoding 5'-AMP-activated protein kinase subunit beta-2-like, translating into MGNTGLGKHKDVHSSDSTLEFETGKKMFPSEHEAKIILSAREPDFESQSDYEFEDDLMEPEPPQKRTVPTVFMWENGGREVLLSGSFNDWKTRIPMSQSQGEFSAIIELPEGEHEYKFCVDGRWIHDPNAPTTNDNFGGRNNVINVQKSDFEVFQALESDASASIGSAGSIKSMSGSPPGSYHQLIPSHHNPVIVHDGMHSSVPPVLPPHLLHVILNKEVVDHNDPSLLPEPDHVSLNHLYALSIKDGVMTLSGTQRFKEKFVSTLLYKPIK; encoded by the exons ATGGGAAACACAGGATTAGGAAAACATAAGGATGTTCACAGTTCGGATTCAACTCTAGAATTTGAAACTGGAAAGAAAATGTTCCCAAGTGAGCATGAGGCCAAGATAATTTTATCAG CAAGAGAACCAGACTTTGAGAGTCAAAGTGATTATGAATTTGAAGATGACCTTATGGAACCTGAACCACCACAAAAAAGAACTGTACCAACAGTATTCATGTGGGAAAATGGTGGCAGAGAGGTTTTACTCTCTGGGAGTTTTAACGACTGGAAAACAAGGATCCCGATGAGTCAAAg TCAGGGAGAGTTTTCAGCCATAATTGAGCTACCTGAGGGAGAACACGAATACAAATTCTGTGTTGATGGGCGATGGATTCATGACCCAAATGCT CCAACCACAAATGATAATTTTGGGGGTCGCAATAATGTGATTAATGTGCAGAAGTCTGACTTTGAAGTATTTCAAGCTCTTGAATCGGATGCTAGCGCCAGTATAGGGTCTGCAGGATCAATCA AATCAATGTCAGGATCTCCACCAGGTTCTTATCATCAGCTCATTCCCTCACACCATAATCCTGTCATTGTTCATGATGGAATGCACTCCAGTGTGCCACCAGTTCTCCCACCGCACTTACTACATGTTATACTGAATAAAGAAGTTGTGGATCATAATGACCCTTCCCTTCTGCCAGAACCTGATCATGTGTCGCTCAATCATCTTTATGCTTTGTCTATAAAA gatGGTGTCATGACATTAAGTGGAACACAACGCTTTAAGGAGAAGTTTGTTTCAACCCTGCTTTACAAACCTATTAAATAA
- the LOC137994174 gene encoding uncharacterized protein: MASMASKTQKKKTIVCTDEDVGLLLDVFAEETIQIGLEKAKCPKDKNAVYLEVQKKLEQHGIIKTVAAITDKLKKLRAKYKDVKDGAKKSGNSRMPWKFMEQMDMIFKDNPTIDPPHLWDSSSSDHHSELDNESSLENGTGTSDNSSELNSEKGSDVVPDDSSSERKRSKYITGATPKSSKKTKLEKSIETVCLSLRESSEAEMKRFEEMEEKRHDMELKFRLEMRREEREHELRVLQMMMQTRGCNSQWTTPGQQESEYCVGGQTYYHL; encoded by the exons ATGGCGTCGATGGCGtcaaaaacacagaaaaagaaaacgatcGTGTGCACCGATGAAGACGTTGGCCTACTATTAGACGTTTTTGCGGAAGAGACCATTCAAATAGGGCTAGAGAAAGCAAAATGCCCGAAAGACAAAAATGCAGTGTACCTGGAAGTTCAGAAGAAGTTAGAACAGCACG GAATAATAAAAACTGTCGCGGCAATCACAGACAAATTGAAAAAGCTACGTGCAAAATACAAAGATGTGAAGGATGGTGCCAAGAAGAGTGGAAATTCGAGGATGCCCTGGAAGTTCATGGAACAAATGGACATGATTTTTAAAGATAACCCAACTATTGATCCACCGCATTTGTGGGATAGCAGCTCCAGTGATCACCATAGTGAATTAGACAATGAGAGCTCTCTAGAAAATG GAACAGGAACTTCAGACAATAGCTCAGAACTTAATTCTGAGAAAGGAAGTGATGTAGTCCCTGATGATAGTAGTTCTGAAAGGAAGAGATCTAAGTACATCACAGGTGCCACACCAAAAAGttccaagaaaacaaaattggagAAGTCAATTGAAACAGTGTGTTTAAGTCTCCGTGAATCCTCAGAAGCAGAGATGAAGAG ATTTGAAGAAATGGAAGAGAAGAGGCATGACATGGAGTTAAAATTTCGACTTGAAATgagaagagaagaaagagagcaTGAATTGCGTGTCCTTCAAATGATGATGCAAACGAGAGGCTGTAACTCTCAATGGACAACTCCAGGACAGCAGGAATCTGAGTATTGTGTTGGTGGACAAACTTATTACCACTTGTAA